The following proteins come from a genomic window of Natronogracilivirga saccharolytica:
- a CDS encoding FG-GAP-like repeat-containing protein, translated as MSRLLMKSGSLTLLSWLLLFPLSAIADQPADYLLAAPYYSADETAAKARASGTIHIVAVMVEFQEDDNRFTTGDGTFELDFLERHDIVIDPLPHDKGYFEARLEFARNYFNTVSGGKLDVTWEVLPEIVQLDEPMSAYSPTGETDEENFKLANLARDAWTSVSPGTVPDLSGHDPDKTMFIVFHAGSGRNIELMGTTLDKTPQDIPSVYLGPQSFQRLLDEPGFDGFDIGEPDLKVTNTALLPQTQSRTGEDIAGDEYVLELSINGLLVANIGSFLGLPDLFNTDSGASAIGRFGLMDGASIFSYLGLFPPEPSAWEKIHLGWQEPFDITLDTEEPVRLPAVSLREENSIARHAISSDEHFLVENRHRNPSNEALELTIRTPDGNYVTRTVEPDDERFDPFDASDYDEILEPGVIVNVSNFDWSLPGGPDISTDDDTDADTDRILNGGMLIWHIDNAVIRSTLDDNRVNANSDRRGVQVVEADGARDIGRSPGTGQDRFTNGHAFDFWWSGNDFTVITTAGDSIVVYENRFGPDTRPSNESNLGSPSHFEFYDFSDNIPEAYFYARSVAGDLTDPVSPSFPELPESAGHPSGSAQFPSALVWLADMIDDGPDELMIPSPSGFYIIAAGDSEEDYRFLEHPFPSSPVIDGNQLLSGQMPPEPAESSQDIRSWTLENGDWVSSWVLEGRPFGPGLVSRENDGSYRADLTPLTFDADGVVLTDDGPAVQKSGETDGIYAELEDDRVVISDGSFHYDLRGDKRGSKRKYVGNIRFDGSSGPSFFILTDDRLSLMDMSSGGEWDVETVHESSEISWPSLVDFNGDGSLNLFITDPETNRIYGYYRDGGQLDYFPVRAPGQSRFTGSPLFADITGDGHQELVAAAVDSLTMTIHAYDRWMNRVEGFPLTAGSLSDDNDLEPHPLLITGNRLFSVAPSGEVRVWDLPEAGEIAWGRVYGMQAGNKAGRNMDRERSERDAFGILNEKETYNWPNPADDHTHIRFETSEPASVDITVINQSGSTVYQTQTDSRGRSPEEIRLNTSSWGNGVYFARVRARSGGESETKMIKIVVTH; from the coding sequence ATGTCGCGTCTCCTGATGAAAAGCGGAAGCCTGACCCTGCTGTCATGGCTTCTGCTTTTTCCTCTTTCTGCCATTGCTGACCAGCCTGCTGATTACCTGCTTGCAGCTCCATACTATTCTGCTGATGAAACTGCTGCCAAAGCACGAGCATCCGGTACCATTCACATCGTTGCCGTTATGGTGGAGTTTCAGGAGGACGACAACCGGTTCACTACCGGGGACGGCACCTTCGAACTGGACTTTCTGGAACGCCATGATATCGTAATCGATCCGCTCCCGCACGACAAAGGCTATTTTGAAGCCCGCCTGGAATTTGCCCGAAACTATTTTAACACGGTATCCGGCGGCAAACTGGATGTTACCTGGGAAGTGCTCCCGGAGATTGTTCAGCTGGATGAGCCCATGAGCGCCTACTCTCCCACCGGAGAGACAGACGAAGAAAATTTCAAGCTGGCCAACCTGGCACGCGATGCCTGGACCAGTGTCAGTCCCGGTACTGTGCCCGATCTGTCCGGCCACGACCCCGATAAAACCATGTTTATTGTATTTCATGCCGGCTCCGGCAGGAATATCGAACTCATGGGTACCACACTCGACAAAACGCCTCAGGATATCCCCTCGGTTTACCTGGGACCGCAATCCTTTCAGCGCCTGCTTGATGAACCCGGTTTCGACGGGTTTGATATCGGTGAACCTGATCTCAAAGTCACTAACACCGCTCTTCTGCCGCAGACCCAGTCGCGGACCGGAGAAGATATCGCCGGGGATGAATATGTCCTTGAGCTCTCCATCAACGGATTGCTGGTCGCCAATATCGGCAGCTTCTTGGGTCTGCCCGACCTGTTCAATACCGACAGCGGAGCCTCGGCCATCGGGCGTTTCGGTCTGATGGACGGAGCCTCCATTTTCTCCTATCTCGGTCTGTTCCCTCCGGAGCCGTCCGCATGGGAAAAGATCCATCTCGGATGGCAGGAACCCTTTGATATCACACTTGATACCGAAGAGCCCGTCCGGCTTCCCGCCGTTTCCCTGCGGGAAGAAAACAGCATCGCACGCCACGCGATCTCTTCCGACGAGCACTTCCTCGTGGAAAACCGCCATCGAAACCCTTCAAATGAAGCGCTCGAACTGACCATCCGGACACCCGACGGAAATTATGTGACCAGAACGGTTGAACCTGATGATGAGCGCTTTGATCCGTTCGATGCCTCCGATTATGATGAGATCCTCGAACCGGGCGTGATTGTGAACGTCAGCAACTTCGACTGGAGCCTTCCCGGCGGACCTGATATCAGCACCGATGATGATACCGATGCAGACACCGACCGGATTCTGAACGGCGGCATGCTCATCTGGCATATCGATAATGCCGTGATCCGCAGTACTCTGGATGATAACCGCGTCAACGCCAACTCCGACAGAAGAGGGGTTCAGGTAGTGGAGGCAGACGGTGCGAGGGACATCGGCCGCTCCCCCGGAACCGGGCAGGACCGCTTCACAAACGGCCACGCCTTTGACTTCTGGTGGTCGGGCAACGACTTTACCGTCATCACCACCGCCGGCGACAGTATTGTGGTTTACGAAAACCGGTTCGGTCCGGATACTCGTCCATCCAACGAAAGCAACCTCGGCAGCCCATCCCATTTTGAGTTCTACGATTTCTCCGACAACATACCGGAGGCCTATTTTTATGCCCGCTCCGTTGCCGGAGATCTGACCGATCCCGTCTCACCTTCGTTTCCGGAGCTGCCGGAATCTGCCGGACACCCATCCGGATCAGCGCAGTTTCCCTCAGCACTTGTCTGGCTGGCCGATATGATTGATGACGGGCCCGACGAACTGATGATACCGTCACCATCCGGCTTTTACATCATTGCAGCCGGAGACAGTGAAGAAGACTATCGTTTTCTGGAACACCCTTTTCCGTCATCGCCTGTAATTGATGGCAACCAACTGCTGTCCGGACAAATGCCGCCGGAGCCGGCCGAAAGCAGCCAGGACATCCGCTCCTGGACACTGGAAAACGGTGACTGGGTTTCATCATGGGTGCTCGAAGGCCGCCCGTTCGGTCCGGGGCTTGTCAGCCGTGAAAATGACGGAAGCTATCGCGCCGATCTCACGCCGCTCACATTCGATGCCGATGGCGTCGTGCTCACAGACGACGGGCCAGCCGTTCAAAAAAGCGGGGAGACAGACGGAATTTACGCCGAACTGGAGGATGACAGGGTCGTCATTTCTGACGGTTCGTTCCATTACGACCTGCGCGGTGATAAGCGCGGCTCAAAACGAAAATATGTCGGCAATATCCGGTTTGACGGCAGCTCCGGCCCCTCCTTTTTTATTCTGACCGACGACCGTTTGTCGCTCATGGATATGTCTTCGGGCGGCGAGTGGGATGTTGAAACGGTTCATGAGTCATCGGAAATTTCTTGGCCCTCGCTTGTCGATTTCAACGGTGACGGATCACTGAATCTTTTTATTACTGACCCGGAGACAAACCGGATTTACGGTTATTACCGTGATGGCGGACAGCTTGATTACTTTCCGGTCCGGGCCCCGGGACAAAGCCGTTTTACAGGCTCGCCCCTTTTTGCGGATATTACGGGCGACGGCCATCAGGAGCTTGTGGCAGCTGCCGTTGACAGTCTGACCATGACCATCCACGCCTACGACCGCTGGATGAACCGGGTGGAAGGATTTCCGCTGACAGCCGGGAGCCTGTCCGATGATAACGATCTGGAGCCTCATCCGCTGCTCATTACCGGAAATCGCCTGTTTTCCGTTGCACCATCCGGCGAAGTGCGGGTATGGGATCTTCCTGAAGCCGGCGAAATTGCCTGGGGGCGTGTTTATGGCATGCAGGCCGGCAACAAAGCCGGTCGCAACATGGATAGGGAACGATCAGAGCGGGATGCATTCGGTATCCTCAATGAGAAAGAAACTTACAACTGGCCGAATCCGGCTGATGATCACACCCACATCCGTTTTGAAACATCCGAACCCGCCTCTGTCGATATTACGGTGATCAACCAGAGCGGGTCGACGGTTTATCAGACACAAACGGATTCACGTGGCAGAAGTCCCGAAGAGATCAGACTAAACACCTCCTCCTGGGGTAACGGTGTCTACTTTGCCCGTGTCCGCGCAAGAAGCGGCGGAGAGTCGGAAACGAAAATGATAAAAATTGTGGTAACGCATTGA
- the porV gene encoding type IX secretion system outer membrane channel protein PorV, with product MHSKKNYIYSIALAALLLLAPGISYSQVAITAVPFLQIEPDSRSAGMGNAGVALADNASAVFWNPAGLAFQEGHEFSLTHSSWLPEFDVDMFYNYVSGRYYVEGIGSIGGHITYLNLGEQVRTDETGQELGTFSSYDLAFGLSYAFKLNDNFSLGTGLRYVYSNLVPEGTDVSGQTAQNGTSIGLDLAALYRSNEFSVGNRAAQVRAGMNLSNLGPSIQYTDEEQKDPMPTLLRVGWAYKMDIDSDGFNTITITNDFSKIMARNDEDGIAMNPIEALFNSWDTWHNSLDNVDVPLSEQIMIGVGAEYWYDNLFALRAGYFYESPNNGDREFLTFGAGLRYNMFGVDFSYIYTLEEQHPLANTLRFTALLSF from the coding sequence ATGCATAGTAAAAAGAACTACATCTACTCTATTGCCCTGGCAGCTTTGTTGCTGCTTGCCCCCGGCATCAGCTACAGCCAGGTAGCTATAACCGCCGTTCCGTTCCTGCAGATTGAACCGGACTCCCGTTCCGCTGGTATGGGGAATGCCGGTGTTGCCCTTGCCGACAACGCAAGTGCGGTATTCTGGAATCCGGCCGGACTTGCCTTCCAGGAAGGACACGAGTTCAGTCTGACGCACTCCAGCTGGCTGCCGGAATTTGATGTCGACATGTTCTACAACTATGTATCCGGCCGCTACTATGTTGAAGGTATCGGATCCATTGGCGGACATATTACATACCTCAACCTCGGCGAGCAGGTCAGAACCGACGAAACAGGTCAGGAACTGGGGACATTCTCCAGTTACGACCTTGCCTTCGGACTCTCCTACGCTTTCAAGCTCAACGATAATTTCTCGCTGGGAACCGGCCTTCGGTACGTATACAGCAACCTGGTTCCGGAAGGAACAGATGTGAGCGGACAGACGGCTCAAAACGGAACGAGTATCGGTCTGGATCTTGCGGCACTGTACCGGTCAAATGAATTTTCGGTTGGCAACCGGGCCGCCCAGGTGCGTGCAGGGATGAATCTGTCCAATCTCGGACCGTCCATTCAGTACACCGATGAAGAGCAGAAAGACCCGATGCCTACACTGCTAAGGGTTGGCTGGGCATATAAAATGGATATTGACAGCGACGGCTTCAATACCATCACCATTACCAATGACTTTTCCAAGATCATGGCCCGCAATGATGAAGACGGCATTGCCATGAATCCGATCGAAGCTCTGTTCAACTCATGGGATACCTGGCACAACTCGCTTGACAACGTTGATGTCCCTCTGAGCGAGCAAATCATGATCGGAGTCGGGGCCGAGTACTGGTATGACAATCTGTTTGCTCTGCGTGCCGGTTATTTCTACGAGTCACCCAACAACGGCGACCGGGAATTTCTTACCTTCGGTGCAGGTCTGCGCTACAACATGTTTGGTGTTGACTTCAGCTATATTTACACACTCGAAGAACAGCATCCGCTGGCCAACACCCTGCGCTTTACCGCTCTGCTGAGCTTCTGA
- a CDS encoding PD40 domain-containing protein, translating to MKFATNTDVIPLKRICTGTAFRPGALLSARALFVLFAAALITLSAFRAEAQRNPAFYDYPQNHLDWYTIESDHFLVHFQEGSSRPAQVASRIAEEVYEPITELYGHEPEHKVSILIIDRLDYSNGAAFFYDNKIEIWLPSLDTPLRGTHNWLRNVITHEFTHIVQLQASMKQSRRHPATYVQWLSYEDVRRPDVLYGFPSGIITYPLSGISMPAWLAEGTAQYMREEIYYDDWDSHRDMLLRTRILDGSYLSLEKMGTFDSKTSLERELVYNQGFDFTRYLADRFGEESIADITREFSQSGVYDVRKAIKNATGTDGRQVFEDWIEERRVQYEHFAENRDTDPEHREIIEPDGFFNFYPTFHPDGNGIAYLSNKFNDGAIASLFFKKLDSEEEDEWDGFEAELFENPESSFSHSHHGHGEHVMDQSGSFIRQQSRRGSGPAGSRAMRNLSDRAHLTGHDGHSSECHLQATSLRRLETSFSYSPDGKQIAYSRARLNKYGERYRDIYIFDSEEGESRQLTQSRRLQDPVWSPDGKFIATGKIEDGSVNLHLYDIEADSLIRLTEYRHGEQLYRPAWHPDGNTIYISYSDKAQRGIYKLTIPDDMAGSVSAIEPVLTDAKTDYRNPVVSSDGRWLYYSADPDGVFNIYRKSLENGQKQQLTNVVGGAFMPHPHPEKDKLAYSEYDAEGYKIAVLDLSKATVSDFPDDDYSGRYVSDEATRVSDSRTGAEPARNGMDVAPEHSEDVRPQTPSAGSGGLSFLNDFDDTDIDPLPETASAVADTGTYHFDLSTRGSSSDRSFYSYDEQFTTFQFYPVIRFDNYSRLEGRNSRLLGDAQFADLGSNLWRDFKVGTYFASREMRENFSIFGGALFGPGSRSSDGISNFFQPSRLVNLDRDLFLEAEYRGIPFIERHWSPTVSVSFFNIRRNVRDGLQIEEFPCTSCLPDTTSTDIAYNMWQAEVNLISKINQWSIVELGYYYSPYRVETESFVSREFREEVSGSTARYYIGSTWTAAWIFDLSLPDRHGDIAPTGWRGLFRYSYSPSELLDSYDIRDGTLIPIYNEYDNHSVEADLRVGFDWQDQRFNLRSRFFTYFGGPDEYFYLDYIGGMIGMRSYPYFALGGNTTAFSTLSWFVPLKTGIYRQQGRLTLDKVFLRLFAEAGNAWGGPLNIGSDIKTGVGAELRVGMNSYYFFPSSFYISGAYGFNSYELQLPEAFITETPTGTVDYGQRLLINFGLLFDFEF from the coding sequence TTGAAATTCGCAACAAACACTGATGTCATACCGCTGAAAAGGATATGTACCGGGACAGCCTTCAGGCCGGGGGCGTTGTTGTCCGCCCGTGCCCTTTTTGTGCTGTTCGCCGCTGCCTTGATCACCCTTTCCGCATTCCGGGCCGAAGCTCAGCGCAACCCTGCATTCTACGACTATCCTCAGAACCATCTCGACTGGTACACCATCGAGAGCGACCATTTCCTGGTTCATTTTCAGGAAGGCAGCAGCCGACCTGCCCAGGTGGCATCCCGGATTGCTGAAGAAGTGTACGAACCGATTACAGAGCTTTATGGCCATGAACCTGAGCACAAAGTCAGCATACTGATCATCGACCGGCTGGACTATTCCAACGGTGCGGCCTTCTTTTATGACAACAAGATCGAAATCTGGCTTCCATCACTCGACACCCCCCTTCGCGGAACACACAACTGGCTGCGGAATGTCATCACGCACGAATTCACACATATTGTACAGCTGCAGGCATCCATGAAACAGAGCAGGCGCCATCCTGCCACATATGTCCAGTGGCTTTCGTACGAAGATGTGCGCAGGCCCGATGTCCTGTACGGTTTTCCAAGCGGAATCATCACTTACCCGCTCTCCGGTATCAGCATGCCGGCATGGCTGGCAGAAGGCACCGCTCAGTATATGCGGGAAGAAATTTATTATGATGACTGGGATTCTCACCGGGACATGCTTCTGCGCACCCGCATTCTTGACGGAAGCTATCTCAGCCTTGAAAAAATGGGGACATTTGATTCAAAGACATCACTTGAGCGGGAGCTTGTCTACAATCAGGGGTTCGATTTCACCCGCTACCTGGCTGATCGTTTCGGTGAAGAGTCTATTGCCGATATTACCAGAGAATTTAGTCAAAGTGGTGTCTATGATGTTCGCAAGGCGATAAAAAACGCTACCGGAACGGATGGCCGCCAGGTTTTTGAGGATTGGATTGAAGAGCGCAGAGTGCAGTATGAGCATTTTGCCGAAAACAGGGATACCGACCCGGAACACCGGGAAATAATCGAACCGGACGGCTTTTTCAATTTTTATCCCACCTTCCACCCCGATGGCAACGGTATTGCCTACCTGTCCAACAAATTCAACGACGGCGCCATTGCCAGTCTCTTCTTTAAGAAGCTGGATTCTGAAGAAGAAGATGAATGGGATGGTTTCGAGGCGGAGCTGTTTGAAAATCCTGAGTCCTCGTTTTCCCACAGCCACCATGGCCATGGAGAGCATGTTATGGATCAAAGCGGCTCCTTTATCCGGCAGCAAAGCAGGAGAGGTTCCGGACCGGCCGGAAGCCGGGCGATGCGCAACTTATCAGACCGGGCGCATCTGACCGGACACGATGGACACAGCAGTGAATGTCACCTGCAGGCAACATCCTTGCGACGGCTGGAGACATCTTTCAGCTATTCGCCTGACGGGAAACAAATTGCATACAGCCGTGCGCGGCTGAACAAATACGGCGAACGCTACCGCGACATCTACATTTTTGATTCGGAAGAAGGCGAATCGCGCCAGCTCACGCAGAGCCGGCGGCTTCAGGATCCGGTTTGGAGTCCGGACGGCAAGTTCATTGCCACCGGCAAGATCGAGGATGGCTCCGTCAATCTTCACCTCTACGACATCGAAGCTGATTCCCTTATACGCCTCACCGAATACCGCCACGGCGAGCAGCTCTACCGGCCGGCATGGCACCCTGACGGCAATACGATTTACATTTCCTATTCCGACAAAGCCCAGCGGGGTATCTACAAATTGACCATTCCGGATGACATGGCCGGAAGCGTATCCGCTATAGAGCCCGTGCTGACAGATGCAAAAACCGATTACCGCAATCCGGTTGTGAGCAGCGACGGACGATGGCTGTATTACAGTGCCGATCCTGACGGTGTATTTAATATTTACCGGAAGTCACTTGAAAACGGACAGAAACAGCAGCTGACCAATGTCGTCGGCGGCGCTTTCATGCCGCACCCGCATCCCGAAAAAGACAAGCTAGCCTACTCGGAATACGATGCTGAGGGATACAAAATCGCTGTGCTGGATCTGTCAAAAGCCACCGTATCGGATTTCCCGGATGACGATTACTCAGGAAGGTATGTTTCTGATGAAGCAACCAGGGTTTCAGACTCCCGCACCGGCGCAGAACCGGCCCGAAACGGCATGGATGTTGCACCTGAACATTCAGAAGATGTCCGCCCGCAGACACCCTCTGCCGGTTCAGGCGGACTTTCATTTCTGAATGACTTTGATGATACCGATATTGATCCTCTGCCGGAAACGGCAAGTGCCGTAGCCGATACGGGTACCTATCATTTTGATCTGTCCACCCGCGGTTCTTCATCCGACCGGAGCTTTTACAGCTACGACGAGCAGTTTACCACATTTCAGTTCTATCCGGTAATTCGTTTCGACAACTATTCCCGTCTTGAGGGGAGAAACTCACGGCTGCTCGGAGACGCACAGTTCGCCGATCTCGGAAGCAATCTCTGGCGTGATTTCAAGGTGGGAACCTATTTCGCTTCGCGGGAGATGCGTGAAAACTTCAGCATTTTCGGCGGGGCACTGTTCGGCCCCGGATCCCGTTCCAGTGACGGTATCAGCAACTTTTTCCAGCCCTCCCGTCTTGTTAATCTCGACCGTGACCTGTTTCTCGAGGCGGAATACAGGGGCATTCCTTTTATCGAACGCCACTGGTCACCAACGGTATCCGTTTCCTTCTTCAACATCAGAAGAAATGTTCGTGACGGCCTTCAGATCGAAGAATTTCCCTGCACATCCTGCCTTCCGGATACCACATCAACCGACATTGCCTACAACATGTGGCAGGCGGAGGTGAACCTCATCAGCAAAATCAACCAGTGGAGCATTGTGGAGCTGGGCTACTACTACAGTCCCTACCGCGTTGAGACGGAATCGTTTGTCTCGCGGGAGTTCCGCGAAGAAGTTTCCGGATCAACGGCAAGATACTATATCGGTTCAACCTGGACAGCCGCATGGATTTTCGACCTCTCATTGCCCGACCGGCACGGGGATATCGCTCCGACCGGATGGCGCGGTCTGTTTCGGTACAGCTACTCTCCCAGCGAACTGCTTGATTCCTACGACATACGGGACGGCACCCTGATCCCGATTTATAATGAATATGACAACCACTCGGTCGAGGCTGACCTGAGGGTTGGCTTTGACTGGCAAGACCAGCGTTTCAATCTGCGCTCACGATTTTTCACCTATTTCGGCGGTCCGGATGAGTACTTCTATCTCGATTATATCGGCGGTATGATAGGTATGCGCAGTTATCCCTATTTTGCACTCGGCGGCAACACGACAGCCTTTTCCACCTTATCCTGGTTCGTTCCGCTGAAAACCGGCATTTACAGACAGCAGGGGCGGTTAACCCTCGACAAGGTGTTCCTTCGTCTGTTTGCTGAAGCGGGTAATGCGTGGGGCGGTCCGCTGAATATCGGCAGCGATATCAAGACCGGAGTCGGTGCCGAACTTCGTGTCGGCATGAACTCTTACTACTTCTTCCCGTCAAGTTTCTACATCAGCGGTGCGTATGGATTTAATTCATACGAACTACAGCTTCCGGAAGCGTTTATTACAGAAACACCTACCGGAACGGTTGATTACGGACAGCGGCTTTTGATCAACTTTGGTCTTCTGTTCGATTTTGAGTTTTAA